In Acinonyx jubatus isolate Ajub_Pintada_27869175 chromosome A3, VMU_Ajub_asm_v1.0, whole genome shotgun sequence, a genomic segment contains:
- the SF3B6 gene encoding splicing factor 3B subunit 6, translating to MAMQAAKRANIRLPPEVNRILYIRNLPYKITAEEMYDIFGKYGPIRQIRVGNTPETRGTAYVVYEDIFDAKNACDHLSGFNVCNRYLVVLYYNANRAFQKMDTKKKEEQLKLLKEKYGINTDPPK from the exons aTTCGACTTCCACCTGAAGTAAATCGGATTTTATACATAAGAAATTTGCCGTACAAAATCACAGCTGAAGAAATGTatgatatatttggaaaatatggacCTATTCGTCAAATTCGAGT GGGGAACACACCTGAAACCAGAGGAACAGCTTATGTGGTCTATGAAGATATCTTTGATGCCAAAAACGCATGTGATCACCTTTCAGGATTCAATGTTTGTAACAGATACCTGGTGGTTTTGTACTATAATGCCAACAGG GCATTTCAGAAGATGgacacaaaaaagaaggaagaacagttGAAGCTTCTCAAGGAGAAATACGGCATCAACACAGATCCACCAAAATGA
- the FKBP1B gene encoding peptidyl-prolyl cis-trans isomerase FKBP1B isoform X1 has translation MGVEIETISPGDGRTFPKKGQTCVVHYTGMLQNGKKFDSSRDRNKPFKFRIGKQEVIKGFEEGAAQPCLAREKGSALAETRGRACAYGWDYLPARGECWKVTGSGSWTLLMDSELLLVSSHDLTVREFEPHITLCADSVQPAWDCLPLSLPLLPLLSLKKINTNLPNIYCVLSV, from the exons ATGGGCGTGGAAATCGAGACCATCTCCCCGGGAGACG GAAGGACATTCCCCAAGAAGGGACAGACGTGTGTGGTGCACTACACAG GAATGCTccaaaatgggaagaaatttgATTCatccagagacagaaacaaaCCTTTCAAGTTCAGAATTGGCAAACAGGAAGTCATCAAGGGTTTTGAAGAGGGTGCAGCCCAG CCCTGTCTGGCTCGGGAGAAGGGCTCGGCTTTGGCAGAGACCAGAGGGAGGGCGTGTGCTTATGGCTGGGATTATCTGCCTGCCAGAGGAGAATGCTGGAAGGTCACTGGGAGTGGAAGCTGGACCTTGCTCATGGATTCGGAGCTGCTGCTCGT ctcaagtcacgatctcactgttcgtgagtttgagccccacatcacgctctgtgctgacagcgtgcagcctgcttgggattgtctccctctctctttgcccctcctccccttgctctctctcaaaaaaataaatacaaatttaccAAATATATACTGTGTTCTTTCTGTATGA
- the FKBP1B gene encoding peptidyl-prolyl cis-trans isomerase FKBP1B isoform X2, with product MGVEIETISPGDGMLQNGKKFDSSRDRNKPFKFRIGKQEVIKGFEEGAAQPCLAREKGSALAETRGRACAYGWDYLPARGECWKVTGSGSWTLLMDSELLLVSSHDLTVREFEPHITLCADSVQPAWDCLPLSLPLLPLLSLKKINTNLPNIYCVLSV from the exons ATGGGCGTGGAAATCGAGACCATCTCCCCGGGAGACG GAATGCTccaaaatgggaagaaatttgATTCatccagagacagaaacaaaCCTTTCAAGTTCAGAATTGGCAAACAGGAAGTCATCAAGGGTTTTGAAGAGGGTGCAGCCCAG CCCTGTCTGGCTCGGGAGAAGGGCTCGGCTTTGGCAGAGACCAGAGGGAGGGCGTGTGCTTATGGCTGGGATTATCTGCCTGCCAGAGGAGAATGCTGGAAGGTCACTGGGAGTGGAAGCTGGACCTTGCTCATGGATTCGGAGCTGCTGCTCGT ctcaagtcacgatctcactgttcgtgagtttgagccccacatcacgctctgtgctgacagcgtgcagcctgcttgggattgtctccctctctctttgcccctcctccccttgctctctctcaaaaaaataaatacaaatttaccAAATATATACTGTGTTCTTTCTGTATGA
- the FKBP1B gene encoding peptidyl-prolyl cis-trans isomerase FKBP1B isoform X3, giving the protein MGVEIETISPGDGRTFPKKGQTCVVHYTGMLQNGKKFDSSRDRNKPFKFRIGKQEVIKGFEEGAAQPCLAREKGSALAETRGRACAYGWDYLPARGECWKVTGSGSWTLLMDSELLLV; this is encoded by the exons ATGGGCGTGGAAATCGAGACCATCTCCCCGGGAGACG GAAGGACATTCCCCAAGAAGGGACAGACGTGTGTGGTGCACTACACAG GAATGCTccaaaatgggaagaaatttgATTCatccagagacagaaacaaaCCTTTCAAGTTCAGAATTGGCAAACAGGAAGTCATCAAGGGTTTTGAAGAGGGTGCAGCCCAG CCCTGTCTGGCTCGGGAGAAGGGCTCGGCTTTGGCAGAGACCAGAGGGAGGGCGTGTGCTTATGGCTGGGATTATCTGCCTGCCAGAGGAGAATGCTGGAAGGTCACTGGGAGTGGAAGCTGGACCTTGCTCATGGATTCGGAGCTGCTGCTCGTGTAA
- the FKBP1B gene encoding peptidyl-prolyl cis-trans isomerase FKBP1B isoform X4: MGVEIETISPGDGRTFPKKGQTCVVHYTGMLQNGKKFDSSRDRNKPFKFRIGKQEVIKGFEEGAAQMSLGQRAKLTCTPDVAYGATGHPGVIPPNATLIFDVELLNLE; encoded by the exons ATGGGCGTGGAAATCGAGACCATCTCCCCGGGAGACG GAAGGACATTCCCCAAGAAGGGACAGACGTGTGTGGTGCACTACACAG GAATGCTccaaaatgggaagaaatttgATTCatccagagacagaaacaaaCCTTTCAAGTTCAGAATTGGCAAACAGGAAGTCATCAAGGGTTTTGAAGAGGGTGCAGCCCAG ATGAGCTTGGGGCAGAGGGCGAAGCTGACCTGCACCCCCGATGTGGCGTATGGAGCCACGGGCCACCCTGGTGTCATCCCTCCCAATGCCACCCTCATCTTTGACGTGGAGCTGCTCAACTTAGAGTGA
- the FKBP1B gene encoding peptidyl-prolyl cis-trans isomerase FKBP1B isoform X5, whose amino-acid sequence MGVEIETISPGDGMLQNGKKFDSSRDRNKPFKFRIGKQEVIKGFEEGAAQMSLGQRAKLTCTPDVAYGATGHPGVIPPNATLIFDVELLNLE is encoded by the exons ATGGGCGTGGAAATCGAGACCATCTCCCCGGGAGACG GAATGCTccaaaatgggaagaaatttgATTCatccagagacagaaacaaaCCTTTCAAGTTCAGAATTGGCAAACAGGAAGTCATCAAGGGTTTTGAAGAGGGTGCAGCCCAG ATGAGCTTGGGGCAGAGGGCGAAGCTGACCTGCACCCCCGATGTGGCGTATGGAGCCACGGGCCACCCTGGTGTCATCCCTCCCAATGCCACCCTCATCTTTGACGTGGAGCTGCTCAACTTAGAGTGA
- the FKBP1B gene encoding peptidyl-prolyl cis-trans isomerase FKBP1B isoform X6 — protein MGVEIETISPGDGRTFPKKGQTCVVHYTGMLQNGKKFDSSRDRNKPFKFRIGKQEVIKGFEEGAAQLGPLSPLPICPHPC, from the exons ATGGGCGTGGAAATCGAGACCATCTCCCCGGGAGACG GAAGGACATTCCCCAAGAAGGGACAGACGTGTGTGGTGCACTACACAG GAATGCTccaaaatgggaagaaatttgATTCatccagagacagaaacaaaCCTTTCAAGTTCAGAATTGGCAAACAGGAAGTCATCAAGGGTTTTGAAGAGGGTGCAGCCCAG ctgggtcctctttctcctctccccatctgCCCCCATCCCTGCTAG